ACCGAATGTGAACAAATCGGCTGCATTTGCGCTCTTAATAGTTCGGATATTGTTCGGGATACGAGTTCGGCGCTGGGATTCAACCCGGAACAAAACGGCTCGACATCATTCAGATTTCTGTTGTGCCACGCACTCGTGATGCGTTTCAGGACCGCTTCGAGCGCGTGAAAATCGCACAGGAGGCCGTCGCTGTCAAGCTCATCGCCACCAAAGCACGCGGTCACATGCCAGTCATGACCATGGACTGGTTCACGCTCGCCGCGAAGCATGATCGCATGTGCAGCACTGAATGTGGTCTCGATTGTGATCTCGTATGATCCCATTGGCGGACGATCGTATACGGCGGCAGGGAACAAGCACGGAGTGGTGACCTTTTTCATGAAACGAGCTTTGCACACAAGACTTGCACCGATCTGCACGGCGCTGGGCGTATGTGTGCTTGTAGCTTGCAACGGCACAGGACGTGTCACACCAACTTCGACAAATGTTGCTGCGAGCACGATGGATGCGCGCCAGCGTGCAGGGCTCGACACAATGTGGTGGCGGGTGCGAGAGTGGAATGACGGTGCGCCTGCTGGCCAGTCCTCGTCGCAGGTGGCTGCGACGCTTGCGCCCTTCCTGCTCACAAACGAGAACGTGTCTGACCCAGCGATTGTCGATGTGCTCGAGACATGGCGGGCGAACGGGTTGTATGTGTCACTCGTGCCGGGTGAGCAGCTTGGTGGTGTGCTCCGCGCGCTGACACCGATCGGGCAGATTGATCGGCTGGTAGTTGAACCATCAAGCACGTGGTCGGCCATCGGGCCGGAGCGCGCATACCCGGACGACACACCGATCATGCTCGATAATGGGCCGCTGCGCCTGCCAAGAGGTGCGTTGCGTCTTTTGTTACGAGGCTGGCCCGAGGCTGTTGGTGTTGACGTAAGTGCCGGGCTTCGTGCTGCGATCCACATCGAGCTTGTGCCACAAGCCGTGGACAGCCAG
Above is a genomic segment from Phycisphaeraceae bacterium containing:
- a CDS encoding 6-carboxytetrahydropterin synthase; this translates as MGSYEITIETTFSAAHAIMLRGEREPVHGHDWHVTACFGGDELDSDGLLCDFHALEAVLKRITSAWHNRNLNDVEPFCSGLNPSAELVSRTISELLRAQMQPICSHSVHLCWVRVTEAPGCAATHYLDPKKTR